In the Diachasmimorpha longicaudata isolate KC_UGA_2023 chromosome 1, iyDiaLong2, whole genome shotgun sequence genome, one interval contains:
- the LOC135173112 gene encoding splicing factor YJU2-like isoform X2, with protein MSERKVLNKYYPPDFDPSKIPRMELAKNRQYTVRLMAPFNMRCKTCGEYIYKGKKFNARKEDVDGDDYLGIRIYRFYIKCTRCLQEISFKTDPKNTDYEIEAGATRNFMALKLAEEQAQREEDEEKEEEAINPMKLLEKRIHQCKQELELLESLEELKDLNWRQQRFNYDEMLEQYNTAIARQRTIKEQEKLDEELVQSIFSKKRLIGHVLEEEIIELDDPDDPSIRPKRLHSSDELTTTVNSGETSDGKASSMIQGDMTKPSTLTSSSVGEGTSLSWSAVSTAPQNRSEQLIKKKTCLGIVAGRHDNKDLKPLTSPNRQNDNSSNSHSVDGISTNGLALLGAYSEGSDDCSSEIS; from the exons ATGTCTGAACGTAAAGTATTAAAC AAATATTATCCCCCGGATTTTGATCCGTCGAAGATACCTCGCATGGAACTTGCCAAAAATCGTCAATATACAGTACGTCTAATGGCTCCCTTCAACATGAGATGTAAAACTTGCGGTGAATACATttacaaaggaaaaaaattcaatgcccGCAAGGAGGACGTCGACGGTGACGATTACCTCGGCATTAGGATATACAGATTCTACATAAAATGCACGAGATGTCTGCAGGAGATATCCTTCAAGACAGATCCAAAAAACACTGATTATGAGATCGAGGCAGGAGCTACGAGGAACTTCATGGCATTGAAATTAGCGGAGGAGCAAGCGCAGAGGGAGGAGGACGAGGAAAAGGAAGAGGAGGCAATCAATCCcatgaaattattggaaaagagAATACACCAATGTAAACAGGAATTAGAATTACTCGAGTCTTTGGAGGAATTGAAGGACCTCAACTGGCGACAGCAGAGATTCAATTACGACGAGATGTTGGAGCAGTACAACACCGCCATCGCTAGACAGAGAACGATCAAAGAGCAAGAGAAATTGGACGAGGAATTGGTTCAATCCATCTTCAGCAAAAAGAGATTAATCGGCCATGTTTTAGAAGAGGAAATCATTGAGCTGGACGACCCTGATGATCCTTCCATTCGACCGAAGAGGCTGCACAGTTCCGATGAATTAACTACAACCGTCAATTCCGGTGAAACATCAGACGGTAAAGCCAGTTCAATGATACAGGGTGACATGACGAAGCCTAGTACCTTAACATCATCTTCGGTAGGAGAAGGTACCTCGTTGAGTTGGTCCGCAGTTTCTACTGCACCTCAAAATAGAAGCGAACAGTTaatcaagaaaaaaacatGTCTAGGAATTGTTGCTGGTCGACATGATAATAAGGATTTGAAGCCTCTTACATCACCAAATAGACAGAATGATAATTCAAGCAACTCGCATAGTGTCGACGGCATTAGCACGAATGGCTTGGCGTTATTAGGGGCATATTCTGAAGGCAGTGATGACTGTAGCAGCGAAATAAGTTAA
- the LOC135173112 gene encoding splicing factor YJU2-like isoform X1 — MSLGLINRDLSERSEKYYPPDFDPSKIPRMELAKNRQYTVRLMAPFNMRCKTCGEYIYKGKKFNARKEDVDGDDYLGIRIYRFYIKCTRCLQEISFKTDPKNTDYEIEAGATRNFMALKLAEEQAQREEDEEKEEEAINPMKLLEKRIHQCKQELELLESLEELKDLNWRQQRFNYDEMLEQYNTAIARQRTIKEQEKLDEELVQSIFSKKRLIGHVLEEEIIELDDPDDPSIRPKRLHSSDELTTTVNSGETSDGKASSMIQGDMTKPSTLTSSSVGEGTSLSWSAVSTAPQNRSEQLIKKKTCLGIVAGRHDNKDLKPLTSPNRQNDNSSNSHSVDGISTNGLALLGAYSEGSDDCSSEIS, encoded by the exons ATGTCATTGGGCCTGATAAACCGTGATTTATCTGAGCGAAGCGAG AAATATTATCCCCCGGATTTTGATCCGTCGAAGATACCTCGCATGGAACTTGCCAAAAATCGTCAATATACAGTACGTCTAATGGCTCCCTTCAACATGAGATGTAAAACTTGCGGTGAATACATttacaaaggaaaaaaattcaatgcccGCAAGGAGGACGTCGACGGTGACGATTACCTCGGCATTAGGATATACAGATTCTACATAAAATGCACGAGATGTCTGCAGGAGATATCCTTCAAGACAGATCCAAAAAACACTGATTATGAGATCGAGGCAGGAGCTACGAGGAACTTCATGGCATTGAAATTAGCGGAGGAGCAAGCGCAGAGGGAGGAGGACGAGGAAAAGGAAGAGGAGGCAATCAATCCcatgaaattattggaaaagagAATACACCAATGTAAACAGGAATTAGAATTACTCGAGTCTTTGGAGGAATTGAAGGACCTCAACTGGCGACAGCAGAGATTCAATTACGACGAGATGTTGGAGCAGTACAACACCGCCATCGCTAGACAGAGAACGATCAAAGAGCAAGAGAAATTGGACGAGGAATTGGTTCAATCCATCTTCAGCAAAAAGAGATTAATCGGCCATGTTTTAGAAGAGGAAATCATTGAGCTGGACGACCCTGATGATCCTTCCATTCGACCGAAGAGGCTGCACAGTTCCGATGAATTAACTACAACCGTCAATTCCGGTGAAACATCAGACGGTAAAGCCAGTTCAATGATACAGGGTGACATGACGAAGCCTAGTACCTTAACATCATCTTCGGTAGGAGAAGGTACCTCGTTGAGTTGGTCCGCAGTTTCTACTGCACCTCAAAATAGAAGCGAACAGTTaatcaagaaaaaaacatGTCTAGGAATTGTTGCTGGTCGACATGATAATAAGGATTTGAAGCCTCTTACATCACCAAATAGACAGAATGATAATTCAAGCAACTCGCATAGTGTCGACGGCATTAGCACGAATGGCTTGGCGTTATTAGGGGCATATTCTGAAGGCAGTGATGACTGTAGCAGCGAAATAAGTTAA
- the LOC135173112 gene encoding splicing factor YJU2-like isoform X3 → MKLKYYPPDFDPSKIPRMELAKNRQYTVRLMAPFNMRCKTCGEYIYKGKKFNARKEDVDGDDYLGIRIYRFYIKCTRCLQEISFKTDPKNTDYEIEAGATRNFMALKLAEEQAQREEDEEKEEEAINPMKLLEKRIHQCKQELELLESLEELKDLNWRQQRFNYDEMLEQYNTAIARQRTIKEQEKLDEELVQSIFSKKRLIGHVLEEEIIELDDPDDPSIRPKRLHSSDELTTTVNSGETSDGKASSMIQGDMTKPSTLTSSSVGEGTSLSWSAVSTAPQNRSEQLIKKKTCLGIVAGRHDNKDLKPLTSPNRQNDNSSNSHSVDGISTNGLALLGAYSEGSDDCSSEIS, encoded by the exons ATGAAATTG AAATATTATCCCCCGGATTTTGATCCGTCGAAGATACCTCGCATGGAACTTGCCAAAAATCGTCAATATACAGTACGTCTAATGGCTCCCTTCAACATGAGATGTAAAACTTGCGGTGAATACATttacaaaggaaaaaaattcaatgcccGCAAGGAGGACGTCGACGGTGACGATTACCTCGGCATTAGGATATACAGATTCTACATAAAATGCACGAGATGTCTGCAGGAGATATCCTTCAAGACAGATCCAAAAAACACTGATTATGAGATCGAGGCAGGAGCTACGAGGAACTTCATGGCATTGAAATTAGCGGAGGAGCAAGCGCAGAGGGAGGAGGACGAGGAAAAGGAAGAGGAGGCAATCAATCCcatgaaattattggaaaagagAATACACCAATGTAAACAGGAATTAGAATTACTCGAGTCTTTGGAGGAATTGAAGGACCTCAACTGGCGACAGCAGAGATTCAATTACGACGAGATGTTGGAGCAGTACAACACCGCCATCGCTAGACAGAGAACGATCAAAGAGCAAGAGAAATTGGACGAGGAATTGGTTCAATCCATCTTCAGCAAAAAGAGATTAATCGGCCATGTTTTAGAAGAGGAAATCATTGAGCTGGACGACCCTGATGATCCTTCCATTCGACCGAAGAGGCTGCACAGTTCCGATGAATTAACTACAACCGTCAATTCCGGTGAAACATCAGACGGTAAAGCCAGTTCAATGATACAGGGTGACATGACGAAGCCTAGTACCTTAACATCATCTTCGGTAGGAGAAGGTACCTCGTTGAGTTGGTCCGCAGTTTCTACTGCACCTCAAAATAGAAGCGAACAGTTaatcaagaaaaaaacatGTCTAGGAATTGTTGCTGGTCGACATGATAATAAGGATTTGAAGCCTCTTACATCACCAAATAGACAGAATGATAATTCAAGCAACTCGCATAGTGTCGACGGCATTAGCACGAATGGCTTGGCGTTATTAGGGGCATATTCTGAAGGCAGTGATGACTGTAGCAGCGAAATAAGTTAA